The genomic interval AAACTCCGGCATAGGCTCCTCAGGCGGCAGTAGCGCATGGACCAGCTCCACCATGCGCAGGCTCAGTGTCAGTTTTTCCAGATTGCGACCCAGCTCGGACAGATACTGTGCAAAACTGCTTTCGCTGAGCGTCTGAAGTTCGCGGGTCGGGCGGTAATAAAAGACCACCTGCAGGCAGGAAGGCGGCTGCAATGTGCCGCCGAACCGACTGCCCGGCAGCCGCGCCCCTTTCGCCATGACCGAAAGCCGCCCTTTCGCCCGCGTGAAAAGCGAGGCGATCAGGCTCGTCTCCCCGTAGGGCAGCGTGCGGAGGACGATGGCTTCGGTGCGGATGATCATGCGCCGTGGCAGATGGCTTTATCCAGAAACGCACGCCTGCGCGGAAAGTGTCGAGAAAACGACCGATGCGTGCCAACGTCCGGATTTATCTTTACGTTGAAAGACAACCTGTTGCCATTCAGCCATGAAGCTGCTTCGACGCTGGCTGTCGAACCTTTCGCTCACGCGCACCGAGGCGGGCGTGCTGCTGGGATTGCTTGCGCTGTTGCTGGCGGGGCTGGCCTATCGCTGGTGGCAGCGTCAGCAGCCGGTGCCGCCGCCGACGGCCGAGGAAGCCGCACGCTTTCGGGAAGGGGCGGCGCGCATGCAGCAGGTGCTCAAGCCCGAGCCACTGAACGTCAACACGGCCACGGCCGAAGAGCTGGAACGCCTGCCGCGCATCGGTCCGGTCCTGGCCCGTCGGATCATCGAATACCGTGAAACCCACGGCCCCTTCCGCCGCATTGAGGAGCTGGAGGCCGTGCCGGGTATCGGGCCGAAGACGCTCGAGGAGCTGGCCCCCCTGATCAGGGTCGAGTAGGCGGCTCGGGCGTTTCTTTGTCGTGGTCGGCGCCGTTCGGACGCGCAGCCTGCTGACGTCGGAGGTATTCGGCCGTAAAGCGGCGGGCGGCTTCGTCTTCACGCTGCAGAAACCGGTACACCGGCACCAGCAACAACGCCGCCAGCGCCAGAAAGCCGATCAGCGCACCGAGAATGACCAGCGTGTAGTAGTCCATGGGGAACGTTCGGTCTCTTGCGAATCTGAGTCGAAGCGCTTATTCTGCACGTTAACCGTTTATGTTCGTCTTCACTAAACCCTGCTACACCCATGCATAGCTCTTCCACAACGCTATGGGGGCTGAGCTTGTTGCTCCTGATCGCCCTGGTCGCGCCCCCGGCTCGTGCGCAGGATTGCAGCTGCACGACGCAGACCGGCTTTCTGCTGCGCACGCTGGAGTACAACGGACAGACGCACCACTATCAGGTCTTTGTGCCGCCCGATTACACGCCGGAGCGCACCTGGCCTGTGATTCTGTTTCTGCACGGGGCCGGCGAGCGAGGTACCGATGGCTTCAAGCCGACGGCCGTCGGGATCGGGCAGGCCATTCGGATGAACGTCGAACGCTTTCCGGCCATTGTGGTCTTTCCGCAGGTGCCGCCGGGACGCGCCTGGTTTGGCGAGCAGGCCGAGGTGGCCATGGCGGCGCTGGACGAGGTGATGGCCACCTATTCGGTTGATCCCGAGCGGGTCTATCTGACGGGGCTGTCGATGGGCGGTCACGGCACCTGGTACGTCGCCTATCACTGGCCGGATCGCTTCGCGGCCATCGTGCCCATCTGCGGGTTTATTGTGTTTCCGGAGACGGCCCGAGGATTTTTCGGGGAGCTTCCACCGGGCCAGATGGAAATCCAGTCGGCCGAAGATCCGTACCGCAAGGTGGCCGAACGCATCAAGCACCTGCCCATCTGGGTATTCCACGGGGCCGACGATCCGGTTGTGCCGGTCGAGGCCTCCCGCCGCATGGTGGAGGTGCTGCGCGAACTGGGCGCCGACGTGCAGTACACCGAGTACGAAGGCGTCGGACACAACGCGTGGGATCCGGCCTACGCCGAGTTTGCACTCATGCCCTGGCTGCTTTCGCATCGCCGCCCGAAGGAGTGAAGCGTATCGTATGATGATGTGCGAGCTGGACCGTGTAGTACTGGTGCAGGACCTCCCCGGGCATGGGCTTGAAGCAGGGGACGTGGGGACCGTCGTGCACGTCTACGGTAAGGGCGAAGGCTACGAAGTGGAGTTTATCGGCGGAGAAGGGGAGACCGTGGCGGAGATCACGCTGGGACGTGAAGACATCCGCCCTATGCGGTTCTAAAAAAAACCCGCCGTCGGCCGACGGCGGGTTTTTTTTAGACAGACGAAGCGTCATCCATCATTTCGCTGCACAGCCTGCCAGGCCCGGACCAGCCGGTGGTGTAGGCGGACGATCTCCTGCTGCTCAGGGGTCAGGATTTCGCTCAGCGCCCTGCGGTCGGGGCCCGGCTGCAGCGCCAGCGCGGCCAGTTGTTGCTGCTGCGCGTCGGTGAGGCGAAGCACTTCCAGCATGGCCTTCCGACTGTTTTCCGGCATGGCCTCCAGTCGGTCCAGCCGCTCCTGCTGCTCCGGCGTTAGCAGCTGGCGGAAGCGGGCGCGGTACTGCTCGCGGAGTTGCCGGGCCTGTTCCCGGAACGCTTCGGCCGAAAGCGTGCCTTCGCGCCGCTGGCGGAGCAGTTCGCGCATGGCATCGCCCTGGCGGCGCCGGAGCACGGCCAGCGAATCGCGCTGTGCTTCGGTCAGGTTCAGGTAGTCGGCCAGCCGTGCGCCCCGGGCGACCATCCAGGCGGCCCGACGGGCCGGAGGCCGATCATCCCGGCGGTGCAGCCGTTCGCGGCGCATCCGGCGGTCCGGTCGATCCTGACGCTCCCGCCATCTCCGCCGGGCCGGGCGTTCCCGCTCGGCGCGCAACGGTTCTTCCCAGAACTCTGCGCGCTGTTCGTCGTTGAGTCGGCGTTGCAGCTCGGCGGCCACGTACCAGAAGAAGCCGCCCTGCTCGTAGCGGTCGGCGTGACGCGCGAAGGCCTCGCGGAGCGCCTGCGCGGTCGCCTCGGAGAGCTGCAGCCGCTCGGCCATCCGCTGTGCCACCGCGTTCAGGTCCGGTTGCGACTGGGCCAGCGCGGTCGGCGCGGCCCACACGAGCAGGCCGAGCACCATGGCGCGAATCTTGTTCATGGCATTCCTGTGTTTGGTGAGACGGTTCTGGGTTGCATAACGGAAGCCATGGCGCGCGAGTTGTCACGGTTCTGTGGCGAGTTTCTGGAAAAACCTGACGGACGCATGGTCGAGACGGTCGTACGGGTGGTCGATGTGTACGCGTATCGGCTGGAAGAAGGCCGACCGCGGTTTCTGCTGCTGCGACGGGCGCCGGGCGTCAGCTACGCCGGTCAGTGGCGCATGATCGGCGGGAAGATCCGGCGCGGCGAAGCGGCCTGGCAGACCGCGCTGCGTGAGATCGAAGAGGAAACCGGCCAGCAGCCGCGTCGGCTCTGGGTGGTCCCCTCGCTCAACGCCTTCTACGAGTGGCAGCACGATCGCGTCAATCTGATTCCGGCTTTTGCCGCCGAGCTGACCGACGATCCCGTGCTCAACGACGAACACGACGCCTTCGCCTGGCTCGACGAAGAGGAGGCCGTCGCCCGTCTGCCCTGGCCCGAGCAGCAACGCCTGCTCCGGCTGACCGCCCGGCTGCTGCGCCAGGGCCTGCCGCCGGAAATTTTTGTATTCGAATGCGAAAATGCTCAATGAAATATTGAATACTATTTTGTCTTATTTTTGCGCTTGTGCCGAGAGAAATCCTATCTTGAGGACAGGTTTTCAAGATGAACCTGTCCTTTTCTATGGAAAGTGGAAAACTGACCCGTCGCGAGCTGCTGCAGCGGCTCAGCGCGTTGGCCGGCGGGCTGATCCTGACCGGTCCCATTTCCGGATGTGAGGGCTTCTGGCGTCGCGAGCCGGCCATTCCGGTCGATAGCTGGCACAAAGGGGTCTGCCGGTTCTGCGGCACCGGTTGTGGCATCATGATCGGTGTGCGGGATGGCAAGGTGGTCGACGTCAAAGGCGACGAGTACGCGCACAACCGGGGGCGGATCTGCATCAAAGGGGTGCTGAATCGCGAAATTCTCTACGTCCGCGATCGGGCGCTGTACCCGATGATCCGCCGCAACGGGCGGCTGGAGCGGGCTTCTTGGGACGAGGCCATGTCGTTGGTGGCCGAACGCTTCCGGGAGGCCATCGATCGCTACGGGCCCGACAGCGTGGCTTTCTACGGCAGCGGCCAGCTCTTTACCGAAGAAAGCTACACGGCCAACAAGCTCTTCAAGGCCGGCATCGGCACGAACAACGTGGACGGCAACCCGCGGCTGTGCATGGCTTCGGCGGCGGCCGGATACATCTCGGTTTTCGGAAAAGACGAGCCGATGGGTTGCTACGAGGACATCGATTATGCCACGTGCTTCTTCATCACGGGCTCCAACACGGCCGACTGCCATCCCATCGTCTGGGAACGCATCATGGACCGCAAGCGGAGTCGGCCCGAGACGGTGATCATCGTGGTCGATCCGCGGCGCACGCGCACGGCGCGCCATGCCGATTACCATCTGGCCATCCGGCCGGGCACCGACGTGGCGCTCTACAATGCCATGATCTACGAGTTCATCCGGAACGGCTTCATCGACCAGGACATGGTCGAAAATTACCTGACGTTCCGGGAAGGCGACGCCGAGCGCACGTTCGAGGACCTGAAGCGGCACGTGGCGCAGTACACGCCGGAGCGGGTAGCGCCTGTCTGTGGGGTGGATGCCCGGCAGATCGAAGAGGTGGCCTATCTGTTTGCCGCCTCCGAGGCAACCATGTCGATCTGGACGATGGGGCTCAACCAGCAGGCGCAGGGCACGGCGGCCAACCGGCTGGTCAACGCCATGCACCTGCTCACCGGGCATATCGGGCGGCCGGGTGCCACGCCGTTTTCGCTGACGGGGCAGCCGAACGCCGGCGGCGGCGTGCGCGACACGGGCGCGCTGGCCCACGCGTTGCCCAACGGCCGCGTGGTGGCCAATCCGCAACATCGGGCCGAGATGGAGGACCTCTGGGGCGTGCCGCGTGGCCGCATCAGCCCGAAGCCCGGCTATCACGCCGTGGCCATGTTCGAAGCCATGGCGCGGGGCGATCTGAAGTGTGTACTCATCATGGGGACCAATCCGGCCCAGTCGCTCCCGCACGCCGAGCGCTACCGCGAGGCCATGCAGCGGACCTTCCTGGTGGTGGCCGACGCCATCTATCCCACCGAGACGGCTCAGTTTGCCGACGTCTTTCTACCGTCGGCCATGTGGGTCGAAAAAGGCGGCGTCTTCAGTCAGTCGGAGCGACGCTACCATCTGGTGCCCAAACTGGTCGAGCCGCCGGGCGAGGCGCGCTCGGACCTGGAGATTCTGGTCGAACTGGCCGATCGCCTGGGCTACGGCGACCTGATCAAGGCACGCACGCCGGAGGAGGTCTGGGACGAGTGGCGGCAGATTTCGGCGCATTCGCCCTACAACTTCGCCGGCATCACCTACGAGCGGCTGAAAAAAGAGCGGGGGGTTCTCTGGCCGGCCCCGACAGAGGACCATCCGGGCACCTGCCGGCGCTACGTGCCGGGTGAGGACCCCATGGCAAAAGGCACCGGCCGCTTCGACTTCTACGGGCGGCCCGACGGACGGGCGGTCGTCTATCTGGAGCATCAGCAGCCGTCCAGCGATCCGCGCTCGGACGAATACCCGCTCACGCTGGTGACCGGGCGCGTCTACGAGCACTGGCACACACTGACGATCACCGGCAAACTCGAGGAGCTGGAAGACATCACCACCGACTTTCTGGTAGTGCATCCCCGCGATGCCCATCGCTACGGCATCCGTGACGGCGAGCCCGTGCTGGTCGAGAGCCGACGCGGGCGTGCCGTGCTGAAGGCGCGGGTGAGCACCGACATCACGCCGGGGGTTGTTTTTGCGCCTTTCCATTCGCCCGAGGCGTTGGTCAATCGGGTGGTGAACAATACCGTCGATCCGATTTCCAAAGAACCGGCCTTTAAGGAGAGCGCCGTGCGTATTCGTCCGGCCTCTTCTGCGGCCTGAAACGTCGGTTATTCCTATGAACCGTCTACAACGCATCCTGCTGCGGGTACTGGTGGTCGGCTGGCCCGGACTGGCCTGGGCCGCCGAGGGTGAAACGCCCGGTATCACGTCGGCCGAACTGTTTCGGATCATCGGCATTGTGGCCGCGCTGCTGGGCATCGGCTGGCTGGTGGTGAGCCACTGGCTGCTGCGCGACCGACTGCCCCGCACCTTCTACCACTGGGCCATGCTACTGGGGCTCTTTGCGCTGCCGGCCCTGGCGCTGATGGGGGCCGTCGAGTTCGTCTTCGAAGAGACGAAGACGGTCGCCTCCTGCAATTCGTGCCATGTGATGGAGCCGTTCGTGCGCGACCTGCAGGATCCGCACAGCGCTACGCTGGCCGCCCGGCACTATCGCAACAAGTGGATTCCGGAAAACCAGTGCTACGCCTGCCACACGACCTACGGCCTGCATGGCTCGTTCGAGGCCAAGCGGGACGGCTTTCGGCACTGGTTGCTCTATGTGACCCGGAGCTGGGACGAGCCAATCCAGTACAGCGGATCCTATCCCAACATCAACTGCCTGAACTGTCACGGCGAGACCGATGCGTTTCAGCGCGTACCGTCGCATGGTGCGCTGATGACCGAGCTGCAGGCCGATCGGGTAGCCTGCACAAGCTGTCACGGTCCGCCGCATCCGACGCCGCCCGAGCGGACGCGCCTGCTTTCGGCTGCTCCCGTACACTCATCCCGCGAAATGCCATGAACGCTGCTGCTTCTGTCGATCGTCTGCTGCGTACGGCCGTCGTGCTGGCCATCGTCGGCCTGAGCTGTCTGCTGATTTTCCTGCTCAGCGGCTTTGCCGCCTGGAGCGTGGGCCTCGGGATCTTTCTGGGCGTGCCGCTGCTGATGGTGGCGCTGGTGCTTTACGTGCTCGTGGTGATTCGCGATCTGCGGCGGCGCGGGGCGCTCTGAACCGACCGGATCAGCCGGGCCGGCTCGGGCGTTCGAGACGGGCTGCTGCTGTGGACTGGTTGGCGTATGGGGACGCTCGCCCGGCTGAATCCGTACTTCTGGAAGTACCGGCGGCTGTTTGGCCCCGGCTTGCTCTGCGCCATCGCGTCGGCGCTGTTCGCGATGCTCGCGCCGGGCGTCGTCCGCCAGGCCGTCGATAGCGTGCCCCGCTTCGTGGCCTACTATCGGGCCGTCGAGGGTACCGAAGCCCAGCCGTTCTTCTACGCCTATGCGCTGACGGGCCTGCTCTTCTACGGCGGCGTCATTCTGGGACTGAGCCTGCTCAGCGGGCTGTTCACGTTTCTGATGCGCCGGACGCTCGTGGTGGCCTCGCGCCACATCGAGTTCGACCTGCGTAACGCGCTCTACGAACACCTGCAGCGGCTGCCGCCGAGCTTCTACCGGAAGTTTCCTACGGGCGACGTGCTCACGCGCGCGACCAGCGACATCGAGCAGGTACGGCGCTACGTGGGAC from Rhodothermus marinus carries:
- a CDS encoding ComEA family DNA-binding protein, translating into MKLLRRWLSNLSLTRTEAGVLLGLLALLLAGLAYRWWQRQQPVPPPTAEEAARFREGAARMQQVLKPEPLNVNTATAEELERLPRIGPVLARRIIEYRETHGPFRRIEELEAVPGIGPKTLEELAPLIRVE
- a CDS encoding prolyl oligopeptidase family serine peptidase, producing the protein MHSSSTTLWGLSLLLLIALVAPPARAQDCSCTTQTGFLLRTLEYNGQTHHYQVFVPPDYTPERTWPVILFLHGAGERGTDGFKPTAVGIGQAIRMNVERFPAIVVFPQVPPGRAWFGEQAEVAMAALDEVMATYSVDPERVYLTGLSMGGHGTWYVAYHWPDRFAAIVPICGFIVFPETARGFFGELPPGQMEIQSAEDPYRKVAERIKHLPIWVFHGADDPVVPVEASRRMVEVLRELGADVQYTEYEGVGHNAWDPAYAEFALMPWLLSHRRPKE
- a CDS encoding DUF4926 domain-containing protein yields the protein MMMCELDRVVLVQDLPGHGLEAGDVGTVVHVYGKGEGYEVEFIGGEGETVAEITLGREDIRPMRF
- a CDS encoding Spy/CpxP family protein refolding chaperone, translated to MNKIRAMVLGLLVWAAPTALAQSQPDLNAVAQRMAERLQLSEATAQALREAFARHADRYEQGGFFWYVAAELQRRLNDEQRAEFWEEPLRAERERPARRRWRERQDRPDRRMRRERLHRRDDRPPARRAAWMVARGARLADYLNLTEAQRDSLAVLRRRQGDAMRELLRQRREGTLSAEAFREQARQLREQYRARFRQLLTPEQQERLDRLEAMPENSRKAMLEVLRLTDAQQQQLAALALQPGPDRRALSEILTPEQQEIVRLHHRLVRAWQAVQRNDG
- a CDS encoding NUDIX hydrolase, producing the protein MARELSRFCGEFLEKPDGRMVETVVRVVDVYAYRLEEGRPRFLLLRRAPGVSYAGQWRMIGGKIRRGEAAWQTALREIEEETGQQPRRLWVVPSLNAFYEWQHDRVNLIPAFAAELTDDPVLNDEHDAFAWLDEEEAVARLPWPEQQRLLRLTARLLRQGLPPEIFVFECENAQ
- a CDS encoding molybdopterin oxidoreductase family protein; amino-acid sequence: MESGKLTRRELLQRLSALAGGLILTGPISGCEGFWRREPAIPVDSWHKGVCRFCGTGCGIMIGVRDGKVVDVKGDEYAHNRGRICIKGVLNREILYVRDRALYPMIRRNGRLERASWDEAMSLVAERFREAIDRYGPDSVAFYGSGQLFTEESYTANKLFKAGIGTNNVDGNPRLCMASAAAGYISVFGKDEPMGCYEDIDYATCFFITGSNTADCHPIVWERIMDRKRSRPETVIIVVDPRRTRTARHADYHLAIRPGTDVALYNAMIYEFIRNGFIDQDMVENYLTFREGDAERTFEDLKRHVAQYTPERVAPVCGVDARQIEEVAYLFAASEATMSIWTMGLNQQAQGTAANRLVNAMHLLTGHIGRPGATPFSLTGQPNAGGGVRDTGALAHALPNGRVVANPQHRAEMEDLWGVPRGRISPKPGYHAVAMFEAMARGDLKCVLIMGTNPAQSLPHAERYREAMQRTFLVVADAIYPTETAQFADVFLPSAMWVEKGGVFSQSERRYHLVPKLVEPPGEARSDLEILVELADRLGYGDLIKARTPEEVWDEWRQISAHSPYNFAGITYERLKKERGVLWPAPTEDHPGTCRRYVPGEDPMAKGTGRFDFYGRPDGRAVVYLEHQQPSSDPRSDEYPLTLVTGRVYEHWHTLTITGKLEELEDITTDFLVVHPRDAHRYGIRDGEPVLVESRRGRAVLKARVSTDITPGVVFAPFHSPEALVNRVVNNTVDPISKEPAFKESAVRIRPASSAA
- a CDS encoding NapC/NirT family cytochrome c — translated: MNRLQRILLRVLVVGWPGLAWAAEGETPGITSAELFRIIGIVAALLGIGWLVVSHWLLRDRLPRTFYHWAMLLGLFALPALALMGAVEFVFEETKTVASCNSCHVMEPFVRDLQDPHSATLAARHYRNKWIPENQCYACHTTYGLHGSFEAKRDGFRHWLLYVTRSWDEPIQYSGSYPNINCLNCHGETDAFQRVPSHGALMTELQADRVACTSCHGPPHPTPPERTRLLSAAPVHSSREMP